The following coding sequences are from one Nitrospira sp. CR1.1 window:
- a CDS encoding TonB-dependent receptor plug domain-containing protein, translating into MTRACRCFVIALGVILWTAPVAAHDPDAVDLEVPEVEVSTDRPVAASSQQFIPDKEFLMQPQGRPAQVLRLIPGFIAVEHSGGAGKADQYFLRGFDADHGTDVAFFTDGMPINLRSHAHGQGYTDLNFIIPETIEGVDVYKGAYLPEYGDFATAGAVNFRTREMVKEGVVQSAGGQFNTQRHLVMFSPTKDAVRTLFAAEGYYTDGPFQSDNRYFRGNLLGKATMNPLGRDELVITGTFQKSQWNGSGEIPLRAVHDGSLDRFGSIDPSEGGKTLRSTGRINYHYDMPSGGRFFANAYAQYYRFDLFSNFTFFLNDTVNGDGFQQSDRRVVYGGDVGYKQPVRFFDMDGAATVGFQTRVDDIHARLAPQVKRSPLGTTVDSTMLEASSAPFLKVDLQPAPWLRLSGGVRTEVFTFDVRNRCATCSEQPAGNTSSGLVLPKMNVMLGPWFRTEFFANYGEGYHSNDARSAIARAASPLAKARNYEVGIRSKPWGPDGVELIATLWALDLKQELVFVGDEGTTEIRGASRRRGMEVAARGQIWGPLYFNGSVTWTKAEFTTGAAIPLAPEVTAYGALLLRWPEGLMSQIQATYLGVRPLVEDRSAKAPSWTTFDLSERYQLPVKLPHGRLEAFLFVQNLFNAKWEQATFFFESRLRHEAAGVADTHFVPGSPRFVMAGLAWYF; encoded by the coding sequence GTGACGCGTGCGTGTCGCTGCTTCGTGATTGCGCTCGGTGTGATCCTCTGGACTGCGCCGGTGGCCGCCCATGATCCGGATGCCGTCGATCTCGAGGTGCCGGAAGTCGAAGTCTCCACCGATCGCCCCGTGGCGGCGTCCTCCCAACAATTCATTCCCGACAAGGAATTTCTCATGCAGCCGCAGGGGCGACCGGCCCAGGTGTTGCGGCTGATCCCCGGATTCATTGCGGTGGAACATTCTGGCGGAGCCGGAAAGGCCGATCAGTATTTCCTGCGCGGGTTCGATGCCGACCACGGGACGGACGTCGCGTTTTTCACCGACGGGATGCCGATCAATTTGCGGAGTCATGCCCACGGGCAAGGGTACACCGATCTCAACTTCATCATTCCAGAAACCATCGAAGGGGTGGATGTCTACAAGGGCGCGTATCTTCCGGAGTACGGCGACTTTGCGACGGCGGGCGCGGTGAATTTTCGCACGCGTGAAATGGTGAAAGAAGGGGTCGTTCAGTCGGCCGGCGGACAGTTCAACACCCAGCGGCATCTTGTGATGTTCTCGCCGACCAAGGATGCGGTGCGAACACTGTTCGCGGCGGAGGGCTACTACACCGACGGGCCGTTTCAGAGCGATAATCGCTATTTCCGAGGGAATCTATTGGGCAAGGCCACGATGAATCCGCTCGGCCGGGACGAACTGGTCATTACCGGCACGTTTCAGAAGTCGCAGTGGAACGGTTCGGGCGAGATTCCATTGCGGGCGGTGCACGATGGATCGCTCGACCGGTTCGGGTCCATCGATCCGAGCGAGGGAGGCAAGACGCTTCGCAGCACCGGACGGATCAACTACCATTACGACATGCCGTCTGGTGGCCGCTTCTTCGCCAATGCCTATGCGCAGTATTACCGGTTCGATCTGTTTTCGAACTTCACGTTTTTTCTGAACGACACGGTCAATGGCGACGGCTTTCAGCAATCAGACCGGCGAGTCGTCTATGGTGGGGATGTGGGCTACAAACAGCCCGTTCGATTTTTCGACATGGACGGCGCCGCGACAGTGGGCTTCCAGACACGGGTGGACGATATCCATGCGCGTCTGGCGCCACAGGTGAAGCGGTCGCCGCTGGGGACAACCGTGGACAGCACCATGCTCGAAGCCTCCTCCGCACCGTTCCTGAAAGTGGACCTGCAGCCGGCGCCCTGGTTGCGACTGTCTGGTGGTGTTCGCACCGAGGTGTTCACGTTCGATGTGCGGAACCGCTGTGCAACCTGCTCGGAACAACCAGCCGGCAATACGAGTTCAGGGCTCGTGCTGCCGAAAATGAACGTCATGCTGGGGCCCTGGTTCAGGACGGAGTTCTTTGCCAACTACGGCGAGGGGTATCACAGCAACGATGCCCGTTCGGCCATAGCCCGGGCTGCCTCCCCTCTGGCCAAAGCGAGAAACTACGAAGTCGGCATTCGTTCCAAGCCCTGGGGGCCTGACGGAGTCGAACTGATCGCGACCCTCTGGGCGCTAGATTTGAAGCAGGAACTGGTGTTCGTGGGAGATGAAGGGACAACGGAGATACGCGGGGCCTCGCGCCGCCGCGGCATGGAGGTCGCGGCACGTGGACAGATCTGGGGACCGCTCTACTTCAACGGCAGCGTGACCTGGACGAAGGCGGAATTCACCACCGGCGCCGCGATTCCGCTGGCTCCGGAAGTGACGGCGTATGGAGCGTTGCTGCTGCGCTGGCCGGAAGGGCTGATGTCACAGATCCAGGCGACTTATCTCGGCGTGCGGCCGCTGGTGGAAGACCGCAGCGCGAAAGCGCCGTCCTGGACTACGTTCGACCTGTCGGAACGGTACCAACTTCCGGTGAAACTGCCGCACGGTCGGTTGGAGGCATTTCTCTTCGTGCAGAATCTCTTCAACGCGAAATGGGAACAAGCCACGTTTTTCTTTGAATCGCGCCTGCGTCACGAAGCAGCCGGTGTCGCGGATACGCATTTTGTGCCGGGGAGTCCACGGTTTGTGATGGCCGGTCTCGCCTGGTACTTCTGA
- the nikR gene encoding nickel-responsive transcriptional regulator NikR codes for MDTLARFGISLDRHLLHDFDRLIERRKYTNRSEAIRDLIRDSLVSQEWNENKETVATITFVYDHHVPDLARKLTRIQHEFQGRIMAGMHVHLDHDHCLEVLVARGKGGAIRRIADALLSVKGVKHGKLTMTTTGTGLR; via the coding sequence ATGGACACACTCGCGCGATTCGGGATCTCACTTGACCGGCATCTACTCCATGATTTTGATCGTTTGATCGAGCGGCGGAAATACACCAATCGCTCTGAGGCTATCCGCGACCTGATTCGGGATAGCCTGGTCAGTCAGGAATGGAACGAGAACAAGGAAACGGTGGCGACGATCACCTTCGTCTATGACCATCATGTGCCGGATCTCGCCAGAAAGCTCACTCGCATTCAGCATGAGTTTCAGGGCCGCATTATGGCCGGGATGCATGTGCATCTGGACCATGACCATTGCCTCGAGGTCCTCGTGGCACGGGGCAAAGGGGGCGCCATCCGCAGGATCGCCGACGCCTTGCTCAGCGTCAAAGGCGTGAAACACGGCAAGCTCACGATGACGACGACCGGTACAGGGCTGCGGTGA
- a CDS encoding metallophosphoesterase: protein MRVRRWTLRGAGYFLSGLLVVLAGWGLWWEPASLSTREYELALPGWPASARDLRIAVLADLHTGSPHNDLEKLQDIVQAANRAQPDLVLLAGDFVIHGVVGGHFIEPEASARVLRSLQAPLGVYAVLGNHDWWFDGTRVRKALEAEGIPVLEDRAIPLMFHHTSIWLAGVSDFWEAAHDVRRALSGVDETSPVIVVTHNPDVFPEIPGRVTLTIAGHTHGGQVAVPGWGRPVVPSQFGERYAIGHIVEGGRHLFVSTGIGTSILPVRFRVPPEISIMTIRSTLTPNQSSS, encoded by the coding sequence ATGCGAGTCAGACGGTGGACGCTGCGTGGCGCGGGCTATTTCCTGAGCGGGCTCCTGGTTGTGCTGGCCGGTTGGGGATTGTGGTGGGAGCCGGCCTCCCTGTCTACGCGGGAATATGAGCTCGCGCTCCCTGGATGGCCCGCCTCTGCCCGCGACCTTCGTATTGCGGTGTTGGCTGATTTGCATACCGGCTCTCCGCATAACGATCTGGAGAAATTGCAGGACATAGTGCAGGCAGCCAATCGCGCTCAGCCGGACCTTGTCCTGCTGGCGGGGGATTTCGTGATCCATGGCGTGGTCGGCGGGCATTTTATCGAACCCGAAGCGAGTGCCAGGGTCCTTCGATCACTGCAGGCGCCGCTCGGCGTGTATGCGGTCTTAGGCAATCATGATTGGTGGTTTGACGGTACCCGCGTACGGAAGGCGCTAGAGGCCGAGGGGATTCCGGTTCTGGAGGATCGCGCCATTCCTCTCATGTTCCATCACACGTCGATCTGGTTAGCCGGTGTGAGTGATTTCTGGGAAGCGGCACATGATGTGCGCCGTGCGTTGAGCGGTGTGGATGAGACGAGTCCGGTGATCGTCGTGACGCATAATCCGGATGTGTTTCCCGAGATCCCGGGCCGGGTGACTCTCACCATCGCCGGGCATACCCATGGCGGGCAGGTTGCGGTGCCCGGATGGGGACGGCCTGTCGTGCCGTCACAATTCGGTGAACGGTATGCCATTGGGCATATCGTGGAAGGGGGGCGGCATTTATTTGTGAGCACGGGCATCGGCACCAGTATCCTGCCCGTTCGCTTTCGAGTCCCTCCCGAGATATCGATTATGACCATCCGCTCTACGCTCACTCCTAATCAGTCCTCCTCGTGA